In the genome of Raphanus sativus cultivar WK10039 chromosome 4, ASM80110v3, whole genome shotgun sequence, one region contains:
- the LOC108853921 gene encoding growth-regulating factor 3, whose product MDLQLKQWRSQQQQQTEPDEQPSAAKIPKHVFDQFQSHSAASTALPLFTPDPTPSKLSSLSSDSSARFPKMGSFFSWAQWQELELQALIYRYMLAGAAVPQELLLPIKKSLLHLSPSYFLHQHLPHYQPAWYLGRGAMDPEPGRCRRTDGKKWRCSRDVFAGHKYCERHMHRGRNRSRKPVETPTVNATTTTTTMAAAAAAAPAATTTSFAFGGGEEVGQGGSPCFFFSGSSNSSSELLNLSQSCSEMKQESNNKRPYESHGFGNNNTSDGGHTLRHFFDDWPRSEADNSSTPMTSATCLSISMPGNSSSDVSLKLSTGNEEEEARTNNNNNNGRDQQNMSSWWSGGGGGSHLNNNHQMGGPLAEALRSSSSTSPTSVLHQLGVTTQAFH is encoded by the exons atgGATTTGCAACTGAAACAATGGAGGagccagcagcagcagcagacaGAGCCAGACGAACAGCCTTCTGCAGCAAAGATACCTAAACATGTTTTTGATCAGTTTCAGTCACACAGTGCAGCTTCTACTGCTCTTCCACTCTTTACCCCTGATCCTACACCTTCCAAACTCTCCTCTCTGTCGTCTGATTCTTCTGCCAGGTTCCCCA agatGGGGAGCTTCTTTAGCTGGGCACAGTGGCAAGAGCTTGAACTACAAGCACTGATCTACAGGTACATGTTGGCTGGAGCTGCAGTTCCACAAGAGCTCCTTTTGCCCATCAAGAAAAGTCTTCTCCATCTATCCCCTTCCTACTTCCTTCACCAACACCTCCCTCATTACCAGCCTGCTT GGTATTTGGGGAGGGGGGCTATGGATCCTGAGCCAGGGAGATGCAGGAGAACGGATGGCAAGAAGTGGAGATGCTCCAGGGACGTCTTCGCTGGCCACAAGTATTGCGAGCGCCACATGCACCGTGGCCGCAACCGTTCAAGAAAGCCTGTGGAAACTCCAACCGTCAatgccaccaccaccaccactaccatggctgctgctgctgcagccGCACCCGCCGCAACAACAACTTCGTTTGCTTTTGGCGGTGGTGAGGAAGTGGGTCAAGGAGGATCtccttgtttcttcttctctggctCTTCCAACTCTTCATCTGAACTTCTCAACCTTAGTCAAAG TTGTTCAGAGATGAAGCAAGAAAGCAACAACAAGAGGCCGTATGAGTCCCATGGATTCGGCAACAACAACACATCAGACGGAGGCCACACTTTAAGGCACTTCTTTGACGACTGGCCTCGTTCCGAAGCCGACAACAGTTCAACCCCTATGACCTCGGCTACTTGTCTCTCCATCTCCATGCCCGGAAACTCTTCCTCAGACGTCTCTCTGAAGCTGTCCACTGGCaacgaagaggaagaagctaggaccaataataataataacaatggGAGGGACCAGCAAAACATGAGCAGCTGGTGGAGCGGTGGTGGAGGAGGGTCCCATCTCAACAACAACCACCAAATGGGTGGACCGTTGGCAGAAGCCCTGAGATCTTCCTCCTCGACTTCTCCAACCAGTGTTCTCCATCAGCTCGGTGTTACGACACAAGCCTTTCATTAA
- the LOC108854779 gene encoding ABC transporter G family member 34 yields MLGRDEDLHVRTMSGRGSLGSTSHRSLPGSFRDVFAPPAADEVFGSSKRREDDEVELRWAAIERLPTFDRLRKGMLPQETTVNGKGRLEEVDLANLAPKEKKHLMEMILKFVEEDNEKFLRRLRERTDRVGIEVPKIEVRYENISVEGDVRSASRALPTLFNVTLNTLESILGMCHLLPSKKRKIQILKDISGIVKPSRMTLLLGPPSSGKTTLLQVLAGKLDDTLQMSGKITYCGHEFREFVPQKTCAYISQHDLHFGEMTVRETLDFSGRCLGVGTRYQLLTELSRREREAGIKPDPEIDAFMKSIAIAGQETSLVTDYVLKILGLDICADVLVGDVMRRGVSGGQRKRLTTGEMLVGPATALFMDEISTGLDSSTTFQICKFMRQLVHISDVTMIISLLQPAPETFELFDDIILLSEGQIVYQGPRDNVLEFFEYMGFQCPERKGVADFLQEVTSKKDQEQYWNRREQPYSYVSVSDFSNGFKSFHTGQQLASEIRTPYDKSKTHPAALVTEKYGISNWELFKACFDREWLLMKRNSFVYVFKTVQITIMSLITMTVYLRTEMHVGTVQDGQKFYGVLFFSLINVMFNGMAELAFTVMRLPVFYKQRDFLFYPPWAFALPAWLLKIPLSLIESGIWIVLTYYTVGFAPAASRFFKQLLAYFCVNQMALSLFRFLGAVGRTEVVSNSVGTFTLLIVFTLGGFIIAKDDIPSWMTWAYYISPMMYGQTAIVMNEFLDERWGAPNNDTRIDAKTVGEVLLKSRGFFTEPHWFWICIVALLGFSLLFNLFYIIALMYLNPLGDSKATAVEEVKDKHRGNSRGTEGSIVELSNRSSSGPKRGMVLPFQPLSLAFQNVNYYVDMPAEMKAQGVEGDRLQLLRDVGGAFRPGVLTALVGVSGAGKTTLMDVLAGRKTGGYVEGSISISGYPKNQSTFARVSGYCEQNDIHSPHVTVYESLIYSAWLRLSADIDAKTREMFVEEVMELVELKPLRNSIVGLPGVDGLSTEQRKRLTIAVELVANPSIIFMDEPTSGLDARAAAIVMRTVRNTVDTGRTVVCTIHQPSIDIFESFDELLLMKRGGQVIYAGSLGHHSQKLVEYFEAVEGVPKIKDGYNPATWMLDVTTPSMESQMNLDFAQLFANSSLYRRNQELIKELSTPPAGSKDLYFPTKYSQPFSTQIKACFWKQYWSNWRYPQYNAIRFLMTIVIGVCFGLIFWQTGTKIEKEQDLNNFFGAMFAAVLFLGATNAATVQPAIAIERTVFYREKAAGMYSAIPYAISQVAVEIMYNTIQTAVYTLILYSMIGYDWTVARFLWFYYYMLTSFIYFTLYGMMLVALTPNYQIAGICMSFFLSLWNLFSGFLIPRPQIPIWWRWYYWATPVAWTLYGIITSQVGDKDATVQIAGVGDMSLRTLLKDGFGFEHDFLPVVAAVHIGWILLFVFVFAYGIKFLNFQRR; encoded by the exons ATGTTAGGAAGAGACGAAGATCTGCATGTCCGAACCATGAGCGGGAGAGGGAGTTTAGGTTCCACAAGTCACCGGAGTTTACCCGGAAGCTTCAGAGACGTGTTCGCTCCTCCGGCGGCAGACGAGGTTTTCGGGAGCAGCAAACGGAGGGAGGACGATGAAGTGGAGCTCCGGTGGGCGGCGATCGAGAGGCTGCCGACGTTCGATAGGCTGAGGAAAGGGATGCTGCCGCAAGAAACGACGGTGAACGGGAAGGGTAGGCTTGAGGAGGTTGACTTGGCGAATCTAGCACCTAAGGAGAAGAAACATCTCATGGAGATGATCTTGAAGTTCGTCGAAGAAGACAACGAGAAGTTTCTCCGTCGGTTGAGAGAAAGAACAGACAG AGTGGGAATCGAAGTTCCGAAGATTGAAGTAAGATATGAGAACATATCAGTGGAAGGAGATGTGCGTAGTGCAAGCAGAGCGCTTCCTACTCTCTTCAACGTCACTTTGAATACACTCGAG aGCATTCTTGGTATGTGCCACCTCCTTCCATCTAAAAAGAGGAAGATTCAGATACTTAAAGATATAAGTGGCATTGTTAAACCCTCAAG GATGACCTTACTACTTGGTCCACCAAGTTCAGGGAAAACAACTTTGTTACAAGTTTTGGCTGGAAAGCTTGATGACACTCTCCAG ATGTCAGGGAAGATAACTTACTGTGGTCATGAGTTCAGAGAGTTTGTTCCTCAAAAGACATGTGCATACATCAGTCAACATGACCTTCACTTTGGAGAAATGACGGTAAGAGAGACGCTGGATTTTTCTGGACGCTGTCTAGGTGTTGGGACACGGTACCAGTTGCTGACTGAGCTCTCAAGGAGGGAGAGAGAAGCAGGAATAAAGCCAGACCCTGAAATTGATGCATTCATGAAATCTATTGCCATAGCAGGGCAAGAAACTAGTTTGGTTACTGATTATGTACTTAAG ATACTTGGTCTTGACATTTGTGCTGACGTACTCGTTGGTGATGTGATGAGACGAGGTGTTTCTGGTGGACAAAGAAAGCGTCTAACAacag GAGAGATGTTGGTAGGACCAGCAACAGCTCTTTTCATGGATGAAATATCGACAGGTTTGGATAGTTCCACAACCTTCCAGATCTGCAAGTTCATGAGGCAACTAGTTCATATCTCAGATGTTACAATGATCATCTCCCTTCTCCAACCTGCACCGGAGACATTCGAGCTTTTCGACGACATCATCCTGCTCTCAGAGGGTCAAATTGTCTACCAGGGCCCAAGAGACAATGTTCTTGAGTTCTTTGAGTACATGGGGTTCCAATGTCCTGAAAGGAAAGGTGTTGCAGACTTTCTGCAAGAAGTCACCTCAAAGAAAGACCAAGAACAGTACTGGAACAGGAGAGAACAACCTTACAGCTACGTCTCAGTGAGTGATTTCTCAAACGGCTTCAAATCTTTCCACACCGGACAACAACTCGCTTCAGAGATCAGGACTCCTTATGACAAATCCAAAACCCATCCTGCTGCGTTAGTGACAGAAAAGTATGGTATATCAAACTGGGAGCTCTTCAAGGCATGCTTTGACAGAGAATGGCTGCTAATGAAGCGCAACTCCTTTGTGTATGTGTTCAAGACCGTCCAGATCACAATCATGTCTTTGATTACTATGACGGTCTATCTCAGGACAGAGATGCACGTAGGCACGGTGCAAGACGGTCAAAAGTTCTATGGTGTTTTGTTCTTCAGCTTGATCAATGTGATGTTTAATGGTATGGCTGAACTAGCATTCACAGTGATGAGGCTCCCAGTTTTCTACAAGCAGAGGGACTTCTTGTTCTATCCTCCATGGGCTTTTGCCTTACCAGCTTGGCTTCTAAAGATTCCATTGTCTCTTATTGAGTCTGGAATATGGATTGTTCTTACATACTACACTGTTGGTTTTGCTCCTGCTGCTTCCAG GTTTTTCAAACAGTTGCTGGCATACTTCTGTGTGAATCAGATGGCTCTTTCCTTGTTTAGATTCCTTGGAGCGGTTGGAAGAACAGAAGTCGTCTCCAACTCGGTTGGTACCTTCACATTGCTCATTGTGTTTACTCTTGGAGGCTTCATTATTGCTAAAG aTGACATCCCATCATGGATGACTTGGGCCTATTACATATCCCCTATGATGTATGGACAAACTGCTATTGTTATGAATGAGTTTCTTGATGAGAGATGGGGAGCT CCCAACAATGATACACGCATCGACGCGAAAACAGTTGGAGAAGTCCTTCTGAAGAGCAGGGGATTCTTTACAGAGCCACACTGGTTTTGGATCTGTATTGTGGCGCTTCTTGGTTTCTCTTTGTTGTTCAATCTCTTTTACATCATAGCCTTGATGTATTTGAACC CTCTTGGTGACTCTAAAGCTACAGCTGTGGAAGAAGTTAAAGACAAACATAGAGGGAATAGCCGTGGAACAGAAG GTTCTATTGTGGAACTCAGTAACCGTTCAAGTAGTGGACCAAAGAGGGGAATGGTTTTACCTTTCCAACCACTTTCTCTTGCATTCCAAAATGTGAACTACTACGTGGACATGCCTGCA GAAATGAAGGCTCAAGGGGTTGAAGGGGATCGTCTGCAGCTACTAAGAGACGTTGGTGGAGCTTTCAGGCCAGGGGTGTTGACTGCATTGGTCGGTGTGAGTGGTGCAGGCAAGACAACATTAATGGATGTCTTGGCCGGAAGAAAAACAGGAGGATACGTGGAAGGGAGTATTAGCATATCTGGCTACCCAAAGAACCAATCAACATTCGCTAGAGTCTCTGGCTACTGTGAACAGAATGACATCCATTCTCCACATGTTACCGTTTATGAATCGCTCATCTACTCAGCCTGGCTTCGTCTCTCAGCAGATATAGATGCTAAGACAAGAGAG ATGTTTGTTGAAGAAGTGATGGAGTTGGTTGAGCTGAAACCTCTAAGAAACTCTATAGTTGGACTTCCTGGGGTCGATGGTCTTTCAACAGAACAGAGGAAGAGGCTCACTATTGCGGTTGAGTTGGTTGCTAACCCTTCTATAATCTTCATGGACGAGCCTACGTCTGGTCTTGATGCAAGAGCTGCCGCCATTGTCATGCGTACCGTTAGGAACACTGTTGATACAGGGAGAACTGTTGTTTGTACCATTCACCAGCCTAGCATCGACATTTTCGAGTCCTTTGATGAG CTTCTGTTGATGAAACGTGGAGGTCAAGTTATATATGCTGGAAGTTTAGGTCATCACTCACAAAAACTTGTTGAATACTTTGAG GCTGTTGAAGGGGTTCCAAAGATCAAGGACGGATACAATCCTGCGACATGGATGCTTGACGTTACTACTCCTTCAATGGAGTCACAAATGAACTTGGACTTTGCTCAACTATTCGCCAACTCCTCTCTTTATCG GAGAAATCAAGAACTCATCAAAGAGCTAAGTACTCCACCAGCAGGATCGAAGGATCTCTACTTCCCAACTAAGTACTCACAACCGTTCTCGACTCAAATCAAAGCTTGCTTCTGGAAACAGTATTGGTCTAACTGGAGATACCCTCAGTACAATGCCATCAGGTTTCTCATGACAATAGTCATTGGCGTctgttttggtttgattttttggCAAACAGGAACGAAAAT tGAGAAAGAGCAAGACCTAAATAACTTCTTTGGAGCTATGTTCGCCGCGGTATTGTTCCTCGGTGCCACCAATGCTGCAACAGTTCAACCAGCAATAGCCATTGAGAGAACTGTGTTCTACCGTGAGAAAGCAGCTGGAATGTACTCAGCCATACCCTATGCAATCTCTCAG GTGGCGGTGGAAATCATGTACAACACGATACAAACAGCAGTCTACACGCTAATCCTTTACTCGATGATTGGATATGACTGGACCGTGGCAAGGTTCTTGTGGTTCTACTACTACATGTTGACAAGCTTCATCTACTTCACTCTATACGGTATGATGCTTGTGGCCTTGACACCAAACTATCAAATAGCTGGGATCTGCATGTCCTTCTTCCTCAGTCTCTGGAATCTCTTCTCCGGTTTCCTCATCCCAAGACCG CAAATACCGATATGGTGGAGATGGTACTACTGGGCAACACCAGTGGCATGGACGTTGTACGGGATCATCACATCTCAAGTAGGAGACAAAGATGCGACGGTGCAGATCGCTGGTGTTGGAGACATGAGCCTCAGAACGTTGCTGAAAGATGGGTTCGGGTTCGAACATGACTTCTTGCCGGTTGTAGCTGCTGTCCACATCGGATGGATACTGCTGTTTGTCTTTGTCTTTGCTTATGGTATCAAGTTCCTCAACTTTCAAAGAAGGTGA